Proteins from a single region of Halobaculum sp. CBA1158:
- a CDS encoding MFS transporter — MSRSEETADSHGPNALETFRRFFALERDVLVLSLSMFAFSLGFQMTNRFLPEYLVALGASGFVVGLYGTVGNVISAVYPYPGGALSDRIGSRYALTLFGLVSTLGFGVWLVAPGIGAIAVGGMTVHPWIWIFVGLLLAQAWKSFGLGATFAVVKQATDPSRLAAGFASTETFRRTAFMIGPVLAAVLIGVHPAFTVSFQYVLGVAVVFGAVGTVAQHLLYDASEDSLGDSFEGLDQIKRDLRDMPDPLRPLLVGDTLVRFANGMVYVFFVLVITQFYEVGFDATIPVAGESIAVGLSPEAFFGYLLGVEMAVALVSMAPAAKVAERVGLKPVVALGFAVYAVFPVVLIAGPELLAPVLSLQWVMVLVFAFSGLRFAGLPSHKALIVGPAESGAGGRVTGTYYLLRNAIVVPSAALGGYLWEFVSPEVAFTIAAVFGVLGTGYFLAFGTEFDAYA, encoded by the coding sequence ATGAGCCGATCGGAGGAGACCGCCGACTCGCACGGTCCGAACGCGCTGGAGACGTTCCGTCGGTTCTTCGCGCTCGAGCGCGACGTGCTGGTGCTGTCGCTGTCGATGTTCGCGTTCAGCCTGGGCTTTCAGATGACGAACCGCTTCCTCCCGGAGTATCTAGTCGCGCTGGGTGCCTCGGGGTTCGTCGTGGGGCTGTACGGGACCGTCGGCAACGTCATCTCGGCTGTGTACCCGTACCCCGGCGGGGCGCTCTCCGACCGGATCGGCTCGCGATACGCGCTGACGTTGTTCGGACTGGTGTCGACGCTGGGGTTCGGCGTCTGGCTCGTCGCGCCGGGGATCGGCGCGATCGCGGTCGGGGGCATGACCGTCCACCCGTGGATCTGGATCTTCGTCGGCCTGCTGCTCGCGCAGGCGTGGAAGTCGTTCGGGCTGGGCGCGACGTTCGCGGTCGTCAAGCAGGCGACCGACCCCTCGCGGCTGGCGGCGGGGTTCGCCAGCACAGAGACGTTCCGCCGGACTGCCTTCATGATCGGCCCGGTGCTCGCGGCCGTCCTCATCGGCGTCCACCCCGCGTTTACCGTGAGCTTCCAGTACGTGCTCGGGGTGGCGGTCGTCTTCGGTGCCGTCGGGACGGTCGCACAGCACCTCCTCTACGACGCCAGCGAGGACTCCCTCGGTGACTCCTTCGAAGGGCTCGACCAGATCAAGCGGGACCTCCGAGACATGCCGGACCCGCTGCGCCCGCTGCTGGTCGGCGACACGCTCGTCCGATTCGCCAACGGGATGGTGTACGTCTTCTTCGTGCTGGTGATCACGCAGTTCTACGAGGTCGGCTTCGACGCGACGATCCCGGTCGCCGGCGAGTCGATAGCCGTCGGCCTCTCGCCTGAGGCGTTCTTCGGCTACCTGTTGGGCGTCGAGATGGCCGTCGCTCTCGTGTCGATGGCACCGGCGGCGAAGGTCGCCGAACGCGTCGGCCTGAAGCCCGTCGTCGCGCTGGGGTTCGCCGTCTACGCCGTGTTCCCGGTCGTGTTGATCGCCGGACCCGAACTGCTCGCACCCGTCCTCTCGCTCCAGTGGGTGATGGTGCTCGTGTTCGCGTTCTCGGGCCTCCGGTTCGCGGGCCTCCCGTCGCACAAGGCGCTCATCGTCGGCCCCGCCGAGTCGGGGGCCGGCGGCCGCGTCACGGGCACCTACTACCTGCTTCGGAACGCGATCGTCGTCCCCAGCGCGGCGCTCGGCGGCTACCTCTGGGAGTTCGTCAGTCCCGAGGTGGCGTTCACGATCGCCGCCGTCTTCGGGGTGCTCGGGACGGGGTACTTCCTCGCGTTCGGGACGGAGTTCGATGCCTACGCGTGA
- the katG gene encoding catalase/peroxidase HPI, whose amino-acid sequence MSKSNQDWWPEQVDLSILDQNARDSGPLGEEFDYAAAFEELDLDEVKADIEEVLTTSQDWWPADYGNYGPLMIRMAWHSAGTYRTADGRGGAAGGRQRFAPINSWPDNANLDKARRLLWPVKQKYGRNLSWADLMVLAGNVAIETMGFKTFGFAGGREDSFEPDDAVDWGPEKEMDTQERFDAAGEIQEGLGASVMGLIYVNPEGPDGQPDPMASAKNIRQTFDRMAMNDEETAALIAGGHTFGKVHGADDPDENLGPEPEAAPIEAQGFGWENDHGSGKGGDTITSGIEGPWTQSPTEWDMGYLNNLLEYEWEPEKGPGGAWQWTPTDESLHGSAPDAHDPDESVTPMMLTTDIALKRDPDYREVIERFQDNPMAFGTAFAKAWYKLTHRDMGPPERFLGPEVPDEEMLWQDPLPDADYDLIDEEEAASLKEEILDTHLSVSQLAKTAWAAASTYRDSDKRGGANGARIRLEPQRSWEVNEPAQLEAVLETLEDIQTEFNDSRSDDTRVSLADLIVLGGNAAVERAAAEAGYDVEVPFDPGRTDATADQTDVESFEALKPKADGFRNYRSDEAERRAEDLLVDKADLLDLSPEEMTVLVGGMRALGATYQDSNLGVLTDEPGTLTNDYFVNLLGMDTEWEPVSDSREVFEAVDRETGEVKWEATRFDLIFGSNARLRAISEVYAGEDGEEEFVHDFVDAWSTVMRADRYDLK is encoded by the coding sequence ATGAGTAAATCAAATCAGGACTGGTGGCCCGAACAGGTGGACCTGTCCATCCTCGACCAGAACGCCCGCGACAGCGGTCCGCTGGGCGAGGAGTTCGACTACGCGGCGGCGTTCGAGGAGCTCGACCTCGACGAGGTGAAGGCGGACATCGAGGAGGTCCTGACGACCTCGCAGGACTGGTGGCCGGCCGACTACGGCAACTACGGCCCGCTGATGATCCGGATGGCGTGGCACAGCGCCGGGACGTACCGGACCGCCGACGGGCGCGGCGGTGCCGCCGGCGGCCGACAGCGGTTCGCGCCGATCAACAGCTGGCCCGACAACGCGAACCTCGACAAGGCTCGCCGCCTGCTGTGGCCGGTCAAACAGAAGTACGGCCGGAACCTCTCGTGGGCCGACCTGATGGTCCTGGCGGGCAACGTCGCGATCGAGACGATGGGCTTCAAAACGTTCGGCTTCGCGGGCGGGCGAGAGGACTCCTTCGAGCCTGACGACGCCGTCGACTGGGGGCCCGAGAAGGAGATGGACACCCAGGAGCGCTTCGACGCGGCCGGCGAGATCCAGGAGGGACTCGGCGCGTCGGTGATGGGGCTCATCTACGTGAACCCCGAGGGACCGGACGGCCAGCCCGACCCGATGGCGTCGGCGAAGAACATCCGACAGACGTTCGACCGGATGGCGATGAACGACGAGGAGACGGCCGCGCTCATCGCCGGCGGTCACACGTTCGGGAAGGTCCACGGTGCCGACGACCCCGACGAGAACCTCGGACCCGAGCCGGAGGCCGCGCCCATCGAGGCGCAGGGCTTCGGCTGGGAGAACGACCACGGCTCCGGCAAGGGCGGGGACACGATCACCAGCGGCATCGAGGGCCCCTGGACCCAGTCGCCCACCGAGTGGGACATGGGCTATCTCAACAACCTCCTCGAGTACGAGTGGGAGCCCGAGAAGGGCCCCGGCGGCGCGTGGCAGTGGACCCCCACCGACGAGTCACTCCACGGGAGCGCCCCGGATGCCCACGACCCCGACGAGTCGGTGACGCCGATGATGCTCACGACCGACATCGCGCTGAAGCGCGATCCGGACTACCGAGAGGTCATCGAGCGCTTCCAGGACAACCCCATGGCGTTCGGGACGGCCTTCGCGAAGGCCTGGTACAAGCTGACTCACCGCGACATGGGTCCCCCCGAGCGGTTCCTCGGCCCTGAGGTCCCCGACGAGGAGATGCTGTGGCAGGACCCGCTTCCCGACGCCGACTACGACCTGATCGACGAGGAGGAGGCCGCCTCGCTGAAAGAGGAGATCCTCGACACCCATCTGAGCGTCTCCCAGCTGGCGAAGACCGCCTGGGCGGCGGCGTCGACGTACCGCGACAGCGACAAGCGCGGCGGCGCGAACGGCGCGCGGATCCGGCTGGAGCCCCAGCGGAGCTGGGAGGTGAACGAGCCGGCGCAGTTGGAGGCCGTGCTCGAGACCCTAGAGGACATCCAGACCGAGTTCAACGACTCCCGGTCGGACGACACGCGCGTCTCGTTGGCCGACCTGATCGTCCTGGGCGGGAACGCGGCCGTCGAACGGGCCGCCGCCGAGGCCGGCTACGACGTGGAGGTGCCGTTCGATCCCGGACGCACCGACGCCACGGCCGATCAGACCGACGTGGAGTCGTTCGAGGCGCTCAAGCCGAAGGCCGACGGCTTCCGCAACTACCGCAGCGACGAGGCCGAGCGCCGCGCGGAGGACCTGCTGGTCGACAAGGCCGACCTGCTGGACCTGTCGCCCGAGGAGATGACCGTCCTCGTCGGCGGGATGCGCGCGCTGGGCGCGACGTACCAGGACTCCAACCTGGGCGTCCTCACCGACGAGCCCGGGACCCTCACGAACGACTACTTCGTGAACCTGCTCGGCATGGACACCGAGTGGGAGCCGGTCTCGGACTCTCGTGAGGTGTTCGAGGCCGTCGACCGCGAGACGGGCGAGGTGAAGTGGGAGGCAACCCGCTTCGATCTCATCTTCGGCTCGAACGCCCGCCTGCGCGCCATCAGCGAGGTGTACGCCGGCGAGGACGGCGAAGAGGAGTTCGTCCACGACTTCGTGGACGCCTGGAGCACGGTCATGCGGGCCGACCGCTACGACCTGAAGTGA
- a CDS encoding TrmB family transcriptional regulator encodes MDLTSSQREILNTLVNGYESTESPMPATEIAEVCDRHVGTIRNLMQMMKSLDLVEGVPGSDGGYVPTERAFEALDRDRDDDGETLGLAHDYDRIDVAIEEIDFVNVHHPEKCRARVSFRGSVARFDVGDPVVVGPTPNSALVLAGQVEAIDESRNELNLDVARMEAPLRR; translated from the coding sequence ATGGACCTGACCAGCAGTCAGCGGGAGATCCTCAACACCCTCGTCAACGGCTACGAATCCACCGAGTCCCCGATGCCGGCGACGGAGATCGCCGAGGTGTGCGACCGCCACGTCGGAACGATCCGGAACCTCATGCAGATGATGAAGTCGCTCGACCTCGTGGAGGGAGTTCCCGGATCGGACGGGGGGTACGTTCCGACCGAGCGGGCGTTCGAGGCGCTCGACCGCGACCGCGACGACGACGGCGAGACGCTCGGACTCGCACACGACTACGACCGCATCGACGTGGCGATCGAGGAGATCGACTTCGTCAACGTCCACCATCCCGAGAAGTGTCGCGCTCGCGTCTCCTTTCGCGGGTCGGTCGCCCGATTCGACGTGGGCGACCCGGTAGTCGTCGGTCCGACGCCGAACTCGGCGCTGGTGCTGGCGGGTCAGGTCGAAGCGATCGACGAGAGCAGGAACGAACTCAACCTCGACGTCGCGCGGATGGAAGCCCCGCTGCGACGGTAG
- a CDS encoding ParA family protein, which yields MTDHELEPRAVAVGVLKGGFAKTTTAINLARELAHRNESALVVDLDDNGHMTQNLGFTDAYEADTNHVHEVLLEEGDPTDAIVSVVDGLDLFPAHRDLEDVQTQLKNAMGGSTRLNARLIEPLLGEEYDYIVVDCPANQGKLNENALYATNNLIIPVRPETGYDSGIHNTVNRLVKEARQYFELDILAVVPSGLSQRLDQDRRDRALLREINSMEIADSVVPEFCRLSDEDWAAIDAGSYDGPLPGIRYRSAIDDANDAGLPLRDYDGACDQLSHYDELARIVERGGIERERGEREVTH from the coding sequence ATGACAGACCACGAACTCGAACCTCGCGCGGTCGCCGTCGGCGTGCTCAAGGGAGGATTCGCCAAGACGACGACGGCGATCAACCTCGCACGCGAACTCGCACACAGAAACGAGTCGGCGCTCGTCGTCGACCTCGACGACAACGGCCACATGACGCAGAACCTCGGCTTCACTGACGCGTACGAGGCCGACACCAACCACGTCCACGAGGTGCTGCTGGAGGAGGGCGACCCCACCGACGCGATCGTGAGCGTCGTCGACGGGCTCGATCTGTTCCCCGCACATCGGGACCTGGAGGACGTCCAAACGCAGTTGAAGAACGCGATGGGGGGGTCGACCCGGCTGAACGCTCGCCTCATCGAGCCGCTGTTGGGCGAGGAGTACGACTACATCGTCGTCGACTGCCCGGCGAATCAGGGGAAACTCAACGAGAACGCGCTGTACGCGACCAACAACCTGATCATTCCGGTCCGCCCCGAAACTGGCTACGACTCCGGGATTCACAACACCGTCAACCGCCTCGTGAAAGAGGCGCGCCAGTACTTCGAGTTGGACATCCTGGCGGTCGTCCCGTCCGGACTGTCCCAGCGCCTCGATCAGGACCGTCGCGATCGAGCGCTGTTGCGCGAGATCAACTCGATGGAGATAGCCGACTCGGTCGTCCCGGAGTTCTGTCGACTCTCCGACGAGGACTGGGCCGCCATCGACGCCGGGAGCTACGACGGTCCGCTGCCCGGGATCCGGTATCGCTCGGCGATCGACGACGCCAACGACGCCGGACTGCCGCTTCGCGACTACGACGGCGCGTGCGACCAGCTATCGCACTACGACGAACTCGCGCGCATCGTCGAACGCGGCGGCATCGAACGCGAACGTGGCGAGCGCGAGGTGACTCACTAA
- the nth gene encoding endonuclease III, with protein sequence MSSHADQWDEAAVRELHGDLTDLHGSVDEEAHGADAEAAPGEGVRQLLTTILSQNVADENTDRAAEQLFSTYDDFRAIEEASPDELAETIRVAGLADTKAARIQRALAAIREETGGAYSLAFLDAMATDEAKSWLTDIKGVGPKTASVVLNFHFGKPTMAVDTHVERVSKRFGLVPESTSNARTHDLLDELVPDELTYPLHVLLIEHGRTYCSARSPDCDNPVCDAYCDCEGC encoded by the coding sequence ATGTCGAGCCACGCCGATCAGTGGGACGAAGCGGCCGTTCGCGAACTTCACGGGGACTTGACCGACCTCCACGGGTCGGTCGACGAGGAGGCCCACGGAGCCGACGCCGAGGCAGCCCCCGGTGAGGGCGTCCGACAGCTCCTCACGACGATCCTCTCGCAGAACGTCGCCGACGAGAACACCGATCGCGCCGCCGAGCAGCTCTTCTCGACGTACGACGACTTCCGAGCGATCGAGGAGGCCTCGCCCGACGAACTGGCCGAGACTATCCGCGTCGCCGGACTGGCCGACACGAAGGCGGCCCGGATCCAGCGGGCGCTGGCGGCGATCCGCGAGGAGACCGGCGGCGCGTACTCGCTGGCGTTCCTCGACGCGATGGCGACCGACGAGGCGAAGTCCTGGCTCACCGATATCAAGGGGGTCGGCCCGAAGACCGCGAGCGTCGTCCTCAACTTCCACTTCGGCAAGCCGACGATGGCCGTCGACACCCACGTCGAGCGCGTCTCGAAGCGGTTCGGGCTCGTTCCCGAATCGACCTCGAACGCCCGGACGCACGACCTGCTCGACGAACTCGTCCCCGACGAACTGACCTACCCGCTGCACGTCCTCCTCATCGAACACGGCCGGACGTACTGCTCGGCGCGGTCCCCCGACTGCGACAACCCAGTCTGTGACGCGTACTGCGACTGCGAGGGCTGCTGA
- a CDS encoding alpha/beta hydrolase: MEADEIDPQAEAAVRRQSWIPIPHSRIGLKILRAVSRVVTRVQNRNPPSVGSVVDRTIPGPAGDVDARLYRPEADGPVPTVVFLHGGGFVLGSIATHDWLCRHLVRESGCNVLSIDYRLAPEHPFPAAVEDAYAAVEWAAANPDATGGNGTLAVAGDSAGGTLAAVAALMAAERDGPEIAYQLLVYPGIGIDEDHQSVRDHAGIVLDEADLRWFRTCYYDSDVHERNPYADPSNACDLSGVPPATVITAGFDPLRDGGRAYAEQLVRDGVDTNYVNYEDMVHGFMTLQGVDRARTSIAAAADDLAGALRDE, from the coding sequence ATGGAAGCGGACGAGATAGACCCGCAGGCCGAAGCGGCGGTGCGACGCCAGTCCTGGATACCCATACCGCACAGCCGAATCGGACTCAAGATCCTTCGAGCGGTCAGTCGTGTCGTGACTCGGGTTCAGAATCGAAACCCGCCGAGCGTCGGGAGCGTCGTCGACCGGACGATCCCGGGCCCCGCGGGCGACGTCGACGCCCGGCTGTATCGACCCGAGGCGGACGGCCCCGTCCCGACGGTCGTGTTCCTGCACGGCGGGGGATTCGTCCTCGGGAGCATCGCCACCCACGATTGGCTGTGTCGACACCTCGTCCGGGAAAGCGGCTGTAACGTGCTGTCGATCGACTACCGCCTCGCGCCCGAACACCCCTTCCCCGCGGCCGTCGAGGACGCCTACGCGGCCGTCGAATGGGCGGCGGCGAACCCGGACGCGACCGGCGGAAACGGCACCTTGGCCGTCGCCGGTGACTCCGCCGGCGGAACCCTCGCCGCCGTCGCCGCGCTCATGGCCGCCGAGCGCGACGGCCCCGAGATCGCGTATCAGCTTCTCGTGTACCCCGGGATCGGAATCGACGAGGACCACCAGTCCGTGCGAGATCACGCGGGGATCGTCCTCGACGAAGCCGACCTCCGGTGGTTCCGAACGTGCTACTACGACAGCGACGTACACGAACGGAACCCCTACGCGGACCCGTCGAACGCCTGTGACCTCTCCGGCGTCCCGCCTGCGACCGTGATCACGGCGGGGTTCGACCCGCTCCGCGACGGCGGGAGAGCCTACGCCGAGCAGTTGGTTCGGGACGGCGTCGACACGAACTACGTCAACTACGAGGACATGGTTCACGGATTCATGACGCTCCAGGGCGTCGACCGGGCTCGGACGTCTATCGCGGCCGCTGCCGACGATCTCGCGGGAGCGCTTCGCGACGAGTGA
- a CDS encoding FAD-binding domain-containing protein, producing MREATAAGDGVPEPPSVDDGDACVVWHRRHLRVQDHPAVTYATREYDTVCPLFVFDPHFYGDSALACDARRHFLHESLSDLADAYADRDVDLVFARSDPLDALAAFVDRGWEVVATADATSRYGARRDDRAADALDVTFVDDDGLRRGVDDPRDGWADHVESYLRDEPTAPHPSGFGDHGVDSAASVEGIEERYDVTPEKSSVPTGGREAALARLERFLDRIHEYPGSISAPSAAETGTSRLSPYLRFGCLSVREVFRRLERDAPEGRGKEMFRDRLYWNRHYTQKLVDWPGWTDRAVNPVFRGLNRSRRDDELIAAWREGLTGFPLVDASMRCLRETGWLNFRMRAMCASVFGFLLEQPWWIGADHFYEHLIDADPAINYTQWQYQTGLTGVGAVRVYDPRKQVREHDPDGEFVRRWVPELADVPDEYLDAPDRMPLALQEEVGVRIGEDYPRPVVDFEAKRAAARERFGALADRASEAASDPTVRRRLSLSRRGRADDGDGDAHEDGPAAGQSSLDAFE from the coding sequence ATGCGCGAGGCGACGGCCGCCGGCGACGGCGTCCCGGAACCGCCGTCGGTCGACGACGGCGACGCCTGCGTCGTCTGGCACCGCCGGCACCTCCGCGTTCAGGATCACCCCGCGGTCACGTACGCGACCCGCGAGTACGACACGGTCTGCCCGCTGTTCGTGTTCGACCCGCACTTCTACGGCGACTCGGCGCTGGCGTGTGACGCCCGCCGACACTTCCTCCACGAGTCCCTGTCCGACCTCGCGGACGCCTACGCCGACCGCGACGTGGACCTCGTGTTCGCCCGGAGCGACCCGCTCGACGCCCTCGCGGCGTTCGTCGACCGCGGGTGGGAGGTCGTCGCGACCGCGGACGCGACGAGCCGGTACGGGGCTCGACGGGACGACCGCGCCGCCGACGCCCTCGACGTGACGTTCGTCGACGACGACGGGCTTCGCCGCGGCGTCGACGACCCCCGTGACGGCTGGGCCGACCACGTCGAGTCGTACCTCCGGGACGAGCCGACCGCCCCCCATCCGTCGGGCTTCGGGGACCACGGCGTCGACTCCGCCGCGAGCGTCGAGGGAATCGAGGAGCGATACGACGTGACGCCGGAGAAGTCGTCGGTCCCCACAGGCGGCCGGGAGGCGGCGCTCGCGCGGTTGGAGCGGTTCCTCGACCGGATCCACGAGTACCCTGGCTCCATCTCCGCGCCGTCGGCCGCCGAGACGGGGACGAGCAGGCTCTCGCCGTACCTCCGGTTCGGCTGTCTGTCGGTGCGGGAGGTGTTCCGCCGACTGGAGCGCGACGCGCCGGAGGGTCGCGGGAAGGAGATGTTTCGCGACCGGCTCTACTGGAACCGCCATTACACCCAGAAGCTCGTCGACTGGCCGGGGTGGACGGACCGCGCGGTCAACCCCGTCTTCCGCGGCCTGAACCGGAGCCGCCGCGACGACGAACTGATCGCGGCGTGGCGCGAGGGGCTGACGGGCTTCCCGCTCGTGGACGCCTCGATGCGGTGCCTGCGGGAGACGGGCTGGCTCAACTTCCGGATGCGGGCGATGTGCGCGTCCGTGTTCGGGTTCCTGCTGGAACAGCCGTGGTGGATCGGCGCGGACCACTTCTACGAGCATCTGATCGACGCCGACCCGGCGATCAACTACACGCAATGGCAGTACCAGACCGGACTCACCGGCGTCGGAGCCGTGCGCGTGTACGACCCCCGCAAGCAGGTCCGCGAACACGACCCCGACGGCGAGTTCGTCCGGCGGTGGGTCCCGGAACTCGCCGACGTTCCCGACGAGTACCTCGACGCGCCCGACCGGATGCCGTTGGCGCTCCAGGAGGAGGTCGGCGTCCGAATCGGCGAGGACTACCCCCGTCCGGTCGTCGACTTCGAGGCGAAACGGGCGGCCGCACGCGAGCGGTTCGGAGCCCTCGCCGACCGCGCGAGTGAAGCCGCGAGCGACCCGACGGTTCGGCGGCGGCTCTCGCTCTCGCGACGCGGGCGTGCGGACGACGGCGACGGCGACGCCCACGAGGACGGACCGGCGGCCGGCCAGTCCAGCCTCGACGCCTTCGAGTGA
- a CDS encoding HalOD1 output domain-containing protein: MSEDQPGDDPKSGGAAPATRTEAEEWAHLARRRYRSDEDDIVTAIVFALADAEGVDPHEVTTPVVHDLIDLDALERFVDGGGSARSQANGTVRFTVDPYVVVVRTAGTIDVYEPGDGRPASD; encoded by the coding sequence ATGAGCGAGGATCAACCGGGGGACGATCCGAAGTCGGGAGGGGCGGCCCCCGCGACCCGGACCGAGGCGGAGGAGTGGGCTCACCTCGCGCGCAGGCGCTACCGCTCGGACGAGGACGATATCGTCACAGCGATCGTGTTCGCGCTCGCCGACGCCGAGGGCGTCGACCCTCACGAGGTGACCACTCCGGTGGTACACGACCTGATCGACCTGGACGCCCTGGAGCGATTCGTCGACGGTGGGGGCTCGGCCCGCTCGCAGGCGAACGGGACCGTCCGGTTCACCGTCGATCCGTACGTGGTCGTCGTCCGAACGGCCGGTACCATCGACGTGTACGAACCGGGGGACGGGCGACCCGCGAGCGACTGA
- a CDS encoding NAD+ synthase: protein MAVGRAREGSREDIDPRWTPEELRDRASALLRSVVDDADASGVVVGLSGGVDSSTTAALAVDALGADAVTGLLLPSDGSVEENLADAREVATDLGIDHATVSLTPAVEVFKRHVAPRIAPRGDEYAAGNFSARLRMACLYFVANVEDRIVVGTSNRTERLLGYFTKHGDGAADVAPLGEYDKTEVRALAEHLGVPSGIVEKSPTAGFWEGQTDEEELGAGYDTLDRALRAIVDRGESPTDADSEPSSAGLDVDPTVVDTQLDRLRASAHKRSRPPTPSRTVRDPGSQPRFATDPEASAAVADAVAGFVRERVAAAGAEGVVVNVSGGLDSSVACAVASEGLGPDRVIGLHLPCHMADDMGTPDPGDLATDLGIDYARVNVRPLVSELEAAMPAELSNRAGTRELGNLVARVRMACAYYVANTTDRLVLGTNNRTERLLGYFTKHGDGGVDIQPLAGMYKTEVRALGRSLGLPDPVIDQEPTAGFEIGRTDEDALGADYDTIDAVLARLVDRDEGIARTASALGVDEATVRRFARLHAETGHKRSRPPTTENDRGDDRYFHELELKFE, encoded by the coding sequence GTGGCGGTCGGGCGGGCACGCGAGGGGTCCCGCGAAGACATCGACCCGCGGTGGACGCCCGAGGAGCTCCGCGACCGGGCGTCGGCGCTGCTGCGGTCGGTCGTCGACGACGCCGACGCGTCGGGCGTCGTCGTCGGACTCTCGGGCGGCGTCGACTCCTCGACGACCGCGGCGCTGGCGGTCGACGCCCTCGGCGCGGACGCCGTGACGGGGCTGCTGCTCCCCAGCGACGGCTCGGTGGAGGAGAACCTCGCGGACGCCCGCGAGGTGGCGACCGACCTCGGGATCGACCATGCGACCGTGTCACTGACGCCGGCCGTCGAGGTGTTCAAGCGCCACGTGGCTCCCCGGATCGCTCCCAGGGGCGACGAGTACGCCGCCGGCAACTTCTCGGCGCGACTGCGGATGGCGTGTCTGTACTTCGTCGCGAACGTCGAGGATCGGATCGTCGTCGGGACGAGCAATCGCACCGAGCGACTGCTCGGCTACTTCACCAAACACGGCGACGGCGCGGCCGACGTGGCTCCGCTCGGCGAGTACGACAAAACCGAGGTGCGGGCGCTGGCGGAGCACCTCGGCGTTCCGTCGGGGATCGTCGAGAAGTCGCCGACTGCGGGGTTCTGGGAGGGACAGACCGACGAGGAAGAGTTGGGAGCCGGCTACGACACCCTCGATCGGGCGTTGCGCGCGATCGTCGATCGCGGGGAGAGTCCGACAGACGCCGACAGCGAGCCGTCATCCGCCGGACTCGACGTGGACCCGACGGTCGTCGACACGCAGCTGGACCGCCTCCGCGCGTCGGCGCACAAGCGTTCGCGGCCGCCGACGCCGTCGCGGACCGTCCGCGACCCCGGCTCTCAGCCCCGGTTCGCGACCGATCCCGAAGCGTCCGCGGCGGTCGCCGACGCTGTGGCCGGGTTCGTCCGCGAGCGCGTCGCGGCCGCGGGGGCCGAGGGCGTCGTCGTCAACGTGAGCGGAGGGCTCGACTCCAGCGTCGCGTGTGCGGTCGCGAGCGAGGGGCTCGGCCCCGATCGGGTGATCGGGCTCCACCTCCCGTGTCACATGGCCGACGACATGGGGACGCCGGATCCGGGTGACCTCGCGACCGACCTGGGAATCGACTACGCCCGCGTGAACGTCCGCCCGCTCGTCAGCGAACTCGAGGCGGCGATGCCGGCCGAGCTGTCGAACCGTGCCGGCACCCGAGAGCTGGGAAACCTCGTCGCTCGCGTTCGGATGGCGTGTGCGTACTACGTCGCCAACACGACCGACAGACTGGTGCTCGGAACGAACAACCGAACCGAGCGACTGCTCGGCTACTTCACCAAACACGGCGACGGCGGCGTCGACATCCAGCCGTTGGCGGGGATGTACAAGACCGAGGTCCGGGCGCTCGGGCGGTCGCTCGGGCTCCCGGACCCCGTGATCGATCAGGAGCCCACGGCGGGGTTCGAGATCGGCCGAACCGACGAGGACGCGCTCGGCGCGGACTACGACACGATCGACGCCGTGCTCGCGCGACTCGTCGACCGGGACGAGGGGATCGCCCGCACGGCGTCGGCGCTCGGCGTCGACGAGGCGACGGTCCGCCGCTTCGCGCGACTCCACGCGGAGACGGGGCACAAGCGCTCGCGCCCGCCGACGACCGAGAACGACCGGGGCGACGACAGGTACTTCCACGAACTGGAACTGAAGTTCGAGTGA